From a region of the Paralichthys olivaceus isolate ysfri-2021 chromosome 4, ASM2471397v2, whole genome shotgun sequence genome:
- the atxn2 gene encoding ataxin-2 isoform X4, translating into MSMKAGGNRSKPGGGSAAGAPAPGAGGSGGGRQNLGRGRHSGKGPAAVIFNGVYANMRMVHVLTSVVGTKCELKVKDGAVYEGVFKTYGPECDLVLDAAHSKSPEPSIGPRKEDIVESIIFKASDVVVVTFKDVDLSFARKDNFTDAAVSGRINGEHKEKDLEPWDGGETHNSDSLESLDTDVSNGWDPNDMFKYNEEKYGVMSTYDSSLSTYTVPLERDNSEEFLKREARAAQLAEEIEASATYKARVALENDERSEEEKYTAVVRGEREPHTLSSRENKYIPPGQRNREAMSWGPGRQNTPRLAQGSAGPSTPRPGPHDYSPNSGADQRVVNGGSSHWPSPCPSPSSRPPSRYQSGPSSLPPRAATPTRPPSRPPSRPSRPPSHSSHPSYPSSSSSFSHHGPTSPASTLPKRMSSEGPPRMSPKSQRTPRAHRVPPCRTTGIPPGVDLISHNAPGEVPVTTPSRSSSSWSSVVSGAHRPRSPRQNSMGGASPGSSSLPSPQTGIAPVETVATPTSASSPTAASPAPNMVASPTGDAKDCRVQETRQTSPTANKENIKPLESSPSIPRPVCKGAVYGPPSMAPDHRKQIDNLKKFSVDFRLQSSSNPDPSFDQMMTKPPRDPADKPKELPLDKTSSVAREGNEEGVVVIAAGTPAGAPAPSTANTNTSKPGSPAALSPSPSAPDLKRAGLDVASQGVQTTATSTFSGAKHEEKEEKKEAVQDQVRKSTLNPNANEFKPRFNTQPKPANTPTPPRPQGQPSPSIVVQQSPAVYSQTVCFPQMYPLTPVSPGVQKSIIWKSPAMYQVQMPHMTVSQSKPYRPGKVPNMPQQRSDQHHPQGTPTMMHPVTAAGPPIVAQSPAYSAQYFTCSPQQFTSQPLVQQMTHYQSQAQHVFSPVMQGTARMMGPPTHGQPSLVSSSTTQYPEQTHTMYVSQGPMQQYTHPSATLHPHPQHPQPSATPTGQGQQGGPPQHGGPPNHPAASPVQHPQHPQAAAAAAAAQALHMANQPPQQQMYSALAPTPPSMTPGPNPQSPQASFPSAQQTVYIHPQQVQHGYNHNHMAHVQQAHMQSGLVQSHHPAPTHPQMMLMATQGPPGGPQPPMPQTALNPIPVSSTTHFSYLAHPQVQPHHHQQQL; encoded by the exons ATGTCAATGAAGGCCGGTGGAAATCGCAGCAAGCCCGGCGGTGGCAGCGCCGCTGGTGCCCCTGCCCCTGGTGCCGGAGGAAGCGGCGGGGGACGACAGAATCTGGGCAG GGGAAGACACAGTGGTAAAGGTCCTGCAGCA gtcatttTCAATGGTGTATATGCAAATATGAGGATGGTCCATGTCTTGACTTCAGTGGTG ggGACCAAGTGTGAGCTGAAAGTGAAAGATGGTGCAGTCTATGAAGGAGTGTTTAAGACATATGGTCCAGAG TGTGACCTGGTGTTGGATGCAGCCCACAGTAAGAGTCCTGAGCCGAGCATAGGCCCCAGGAAAGAGGATATTGTGGAGAGCATCATTTTCAAGGCCTCCGATGTGGTAGTGGTGACCTTCAAAGATGTGGATCTGAGTTTCGCCAGGAAAG ACAACTTCACAGATGCAGCAGTGAGTGGTAGGATCAATGGCGAGCACAAGGAGAAAGATCTAGAGCCTTGGGATGGTGGAGAGACCCACAACTCAGACAGCCTAGAGTCTCTGGATACAGATGTG TCAAATGGGTGGGACCCCAATGACATGTTCAAGTACAATGAGGAGAAGTATGGAGTGATGTCTACATATGACAGCAGCCTGTCCACATATAC GGTCCCCCTGGAGCGGGACAACTCAGAGGAGTTTCTCAAGAGGGAAGCGCGTGCTGCCCAGCTGGCCGAGGAGATTGAGGCCAGTGCCACATACAAGGCCCGCGTGGCCCTGGAGAATGATGAACgctctgaggaggagaaatacACTGCAGTGGTTCGAGGGGAGAGGGAGCCTCACACGCTTAGCAGCAG agagaaCAAGTACATTCCTCCAGGTCAGAGGAACAGGGAAGCGATGTCTTGGGGACCAGGACGTCAGAATACACCTCGTCTGGCTCAGGGCTCAGCCGGGCCCTCGACCCCTCGACCTGGACCTCATGACTACAGTCCCAACTCCGGGGCCGACCAGAGGGTCGTTAATGGAG GTTCATCCCATTGGCCCTCACCCTGTCCGTCTCCTTCCTCCCGCCCCCCCTCTCGTTACCAGTCTGGCCcctcctccctgcctcctcGGGCGGCCACGCCCACCAGGCCACCCTCCAGACCCCCCTCTCGACCCTCCAGGCCTCCCTCTCATTCATCCCACCCCTCCtatccctcctcctcatcctccttttCTCACCATGGGCCCACCTCGCCAGCCTCCACTCTGCCCAAACGCATGTCTTCAGAAG GTCCACCCAGGATGTCTCCGAAATCCCAGCGGACACCTCGTGCTCACAGAGTTCCACCCTGCCGGACAACTGGCATCCCCCCAGGAGTGGACTtaatttcccacaatgcacccGGAGAGGTCCCGGTGACTACACCAAGTAGGAGCAGCTCCTCATGGTCTTCAGTAGTTAGCGGAG CTCACAGACCTCGCTCCCCTCGTCAGAATAGCATGGGTGGAGCCTCTCctggctcctcctccctcccgtCACCTCAGACAGGAATAGCTCCTGTGGAAACTGTCGCCACACCAACATCAGCTTCCTCTCCTACTGCTGCTAGTCCTGCTCCCAACATGGTCGCCTCTCCAACAGGAGATG CAAAAGATTGTCGTGTTCAGGAGACAAGACAAACATCCCCCACAGCAAACAAGGAGAACATCAAGCCTTTGGAGAGCTCGCCTAGTATCCCCAGACCAGTCTGCAAAGGTGCAGTATACG GACCCCCTTCAATGGCACCAgaccacagaaaacaaatagataatttaaagaaatttaGTGTAGATTTTAGG TTGCAGTCTAGTTCAAACCCAGACCCTTCCTTTGACCAGATGATGACCAAGCCACCCAGAGATCCAGCAGACAAGCCTAAAGAACTTCCCCTGGACAAAACCTCTTCAGTGGCGCGGGAGGGCAATGAAGAGGGTGTTGTAGTGATTGCTGCTGGAACCCCCGCAGGTGCCCCTGCTCCTTCCACTGCCAACACAAACACCAGTAAGCCTGGCAGCCCTGCTGCACTGTCCCCGTCTCCCTCAGCCCCAGACCTAAAGAGGGCAGGGCTGGATGTGGCATCACAGGGAGTTCAGACGACGGCCACATCCACATTCAGTGGAGCCAAGcatgaagagaaggaggagaaaaaggaggCTGTACAAGA tCAAGTGAGAAAATCAACCCTGAACCCAAACGCCAACGAGTTCAAACCCAGGTTCAATACACAG CCCAAACCAGCCAACACCCCGACACCCCCTCGTCCTCAGGGCCAGCCCAGCCCCTCCATTGTTGTCCAGCAGTCACCGGCTGTCTACAGCCAGACGGTCTGCTTCCCCCAAATGTATCCACTCACACCCGTCAGCCCGGGAGTGCAG AAAAGCATAATATGGAAG tcTCCAGCTATGTACCAGGTGCAGATGCCTCATATGACAGTCAGCCAATCTAAACCCTACAGACCAGGTAAAG TACCCAACATGCCCCAGCAGAGGTCAGACCAGCACCACCCGCAGGGCACGCCCACCATGATGCACCCAGTGACGGCAGCCGGACCACCTATTGTAGCACAGAGCCCCGCCTATTCTGCCCAGTACTTCACCTGCAGCCCGCAGCAGTTCACCAGTCAGCCGCTGGTCCAGCAGATGACTCACTACCAGTCGCAG GCGCAGCATGTGTTTAGTCCAGTAATGCAGGGGACTGCCAGGATGATGGGGCCACCCACACATGGCCAACCCAGCCTCGTCTCTTCTTCAACTACACAGTAcccagagcagacacacaccatgTATG TGTCTCAAGGGCCGATGCAGCAGTACACCCACCCCAGTGCCACTTTGCACCCTCACCCACAGCACCCGCAGCCCTCTGCCACGCCTACAGGCCAAGGCCAGCAGGGTGGTCCCCCACAGCATGGGGGTCCTCCCAACCATCCAGCAGCCAGCCCAGTCCAGCACCCACAACACCCGCAGGCAGCTGCAG ctgcagcagcagcccagGCCCTCCACATGGCCAACCAGcctccacagcagcagatgtACTCAGCCTTGGCCCCCACGCCCCCCTCCATGACCCCAGGGCCCAACCCTCAGTCTCCCCAGGCATCGTTCCCCTCTGCCCAGCAGACCGTCTATATCCACCCGCAGCAGGTGCAGCACGGCTACAACCACAACCACATGGCACACGTGCAGCAG GCCCATATGCAGTCTGGTTTAGTTCAGTCTCACCACCCGGCGCCTACCCACCCTCAAATGATGCTGATGGCTACCCAGGGTCCTCCAGGGGGTCCGCAGCCACCCATGCCTCAGACCGCCCTCAACCCCATCCCAGTTTCATCCACCACACATTTCTCCTACCTGGCACATCCACAAG TGCagcctcatcatcatcagcagcagctgtag